The proteins below are encoded in one region of Takifugu rubripes chromosome 1, fTakRub1.2, whole genome shotgun sequence:
- the LOC115251289 gene encoding myosin-7-like isoform X2 produces MGRPREHPRDFESPENGLVLKERAYWKKQLHELQQKCDTLGRQVFYAEQHNRDLNDKLQQVKELNKKKDEETASLQQQLDLRKGFNQTGEIQDEMNGVDDQPTKVDIGLQIGEIQDELNGVDDQPKKVDIGLQTGEIQDELNGVDDQPTKVDIGLQINVPVTDISDSQELQNSEGSLEEEVGQPREVLPEREEQFREKSLRSEAHVDTLALLTQTEAALRESEEKSSRLEKELQVIVAEQGQKQLSRKEESVSTEPCGPDNTAINHLYDLCDHWENIINQMIQTERKVQEEKKEETRLQQEIQHLHVEKVQLQKKKKSKFWSWIPKCLSS; encoded by the exons ATGGGGAGACCGAGAGAGCATCCCAGAGACTTTGAGAGTCCAGAAAATGGCCTGGTGCTTAAAGAGAGGGCGTACTGGAAGAAACAACTCcatgagctgcaacagaaatgtgACACGCTGGGAAGACAAGTGTTCTACGCTGAACAGCACAACAGAGACTTAAACGACAAACTCCAGCAGGTCAAAGAgctgaacaagaaaaaggatgaagagacAGCGTCTCTACAACAGCAACTGGATTTGAGAAAAGGCTTCAAccagacaggtgaaatccaggatgAAATGAATGGGGTCGATGATCAGCCCACGAAAGTCGACATCGGGCTTCAGATAGGTGAAATCCAGGATGAACTGAACGGGGTCGATGATCAGCCCAAAAAAGTCGACATcggccttcagacaggtgaaatccaggatgAACTGAACGGGGTCGATGATCAGCCCACGAAAGTCGACATCGGGCTTCAGATCAATGTTCCTGTGACTGACATCAGTGACTCCCAAGAGCTGCAAAACTCTGAAGGGAGccttgaagaggaggtgggacaaCCCAGAGAGGTCctgccagaaagagaggagcagttcaggGAAAAGAGCTTGAGGAGTGAAGCTcatgtggacaccttggccttgctgacccagactgaggctgctctgagagagagtgaggaaaagagctccaggctggagaaagagctccagGTAATAGTGGCTGAACAGGGCCAGAAACAACtctccagaaaagaagagagtgtcAGCACGGAGCCCTGTGGACCAGATAACACGGCCATAAACCACCTGTACGACCTCTGTGACCACTGGGAGAACATTATAAACCAGATGAtccaaacagagagaaaagtacaggaggaaaaaaaggaggagaccagactccagcaggagattCAGCATCTCCATGTGGAGAAGGTCCAGCTTCAG aaaaagaagaaaagcaaattctggAGCTGGATACCAAAGTGTTTATCAAGCTAa
- the dbr1 gene encoding lariat debranching enzyme: MKIAVEGCCHGELDKIYETIAYMEKKEGVKVDLLLCCGDFQAVRNEEDMKCMAVPAKYRTMQTFYKYYSGEKKAPVLTIFIGGNHEASNHLQELPYGGWVAPNIYFLGYAGIVRYKGIRIGGLSGIFKSRDYRKGHHEFPPYNPDTLRSVYHIRNMEVFKLKQVQMPVDIFMSHDWPRGIYHYGTTEELLRKKKFLRQEVETNTLGSPPAEELLAHLQPNYWFSAHLHVKFAAVMQHLPKGKASPRVTKFLSLDKCLPYREFLQIVDVPERLGSSDGLEYDPEWLAILKATNSLQRTTPVLWNPPENNGLHERWDFSASEAAMMEAVKDLNGELAIPDNFTRTVRSYDPNRPQPHANPRCHTNPQTTELCALLGLTDLCAKAAHLSEGSGRAAPGEEEEEWEDGQSMGSADEQSEYPSDTSGMSRSFNPDEITIEDEWDEEAGEQEMQELEVISEVKAAVAFQTHRPMVLPKPISDVSPSHLSHLSELAPTAHSTPTTAQSQQRNDEVEDPASVTRILKRNSDEAGDGSGRGVTPRLKRRNQVIYSAVDDEDEEAGGRTTPVL, encoded by the exons ATGAAGATCGCAGTGGAGGGCTGCTGCCATGGGGAGCTGGACAAGATCTATGAAACAATTGCCTATATGGAGAAGAAGGAAGGTGTGAAAGTGGACTTGCTGCTATGTTGTGGAGATTTCCAGGCAGTTCGGAATGAGGAAGACATGAAGTGTATGGCGGTACCAGCAAAATACAGAACGATGCAGACTTTTTACAA GTACTATTCTGGAGAGAAGAAGGCTCCAGTACTGACCATCTTCATTGGAGGGAACCATGAAGCTTCAAATCACCTACAGGAGCTGCCATATGGAGGCTGGGTGGCAcccaatatttattttcttg GTTATGCTGGAATTGTTCGCTACAAAGGGATTAGAATTGGTGGCCTATCTGGAATTTTCAAATCACGTGATTACAGAAAAG gCCATCATGAATTCCCTCCATACAATCCTGACACACTTCGGAGTGTTTATCACATCCGAAACATGGAGGTATTCAAATTAAAACAG GTCCAGATGCCTGTAGATATTTTCATGAGCCATGATTGGCCTCGTGGAATCTACCACTATGGGACTACTGAGGAGCTGCTTCGAAAGAAGAAATTTCTCCGACAAGAAGTGGAGACCAACACTCTGGGAAGTCCTCCTGCAGAGGAGCTGTTGGCTCATCTCCAGCCCAACTACTGGTTCTCTGCACATCTTCATGTGAAATTTGCAGCTGTTATGCAGCATCTG CCTAAAGGTAAAGCTTCTCCACGTGTTACTAAATTCCTTTCACTGGACAAATGTCTACCCTATCGAGAATTCTTACAG ATTGTGGATGTTCCTGAGAGACTGGGCTCATCGGATGGTCTTGAGTATGATCCAGAATGGCTTGCAATTTTGAAGGCTACCAACAGTCTTCAAAGGACCACCCCAGTCCTGTGGAACCCACCGGAGAATAATGGCCTCCATGAACG GTGGGACTTCAGTGCTTCAGAAGCAGCTATGATGGAGGCGGTAAAGGATCTGAATGGGGAACTTGCCATTCCAGACAACTTTACCCGGACTGTGCGATCTTATGATCCCAACAGGCCTCAGCCTCATGCCAACCCCAGATGCCATACCAACCCTCAGACCACTGAGCTTTGTGCCCTGTTGGGCCTCACAGACCTCTGTGCCAAGGCAGCACACTTGAGCGAGGGCTCTGGGAGAGCTGctcctggagaagaggaggaggaatgggaGGATGGACAGAGCATGGGAAGTGCAGATGAGCAGAGTGAGTATCCAAGCGACACCTCTGGAATGTCGAGATCATTTAATCCCGATGAGATTACTATAGAGGATGAGTGGGATGAGGAAGCTGGAGAGCAGGAAATGCAGGAGCTTGAGGTTATTTCAGAGGTCAAAGCTGCAGTGGCGTTTCAGACCCACCGTCCTATGGTTTTACCCAAACCCATCTCGGACGTCTCACCCTCTCATTTGTCTCATCTGAGCGAACTTGCCCCTACCGCCCACTCAACTCCCACTACAGCCCAGAGTCAGCAGCGTAATGATGAGGTTGAGGATCCTGCCTCTGTCACACGAATACTAAAGCGCAACAGCGACGAAGCAGGAGATGGTAGTGGCAGAGGTGTGACTCCCAGACTCAAGCGGAGGAACCAGGTGATCTACAGTGCTGTGgatgatgaggacgaggaggcaggaggcaggacgACACCCGTGTTATAG
- the LOC115251289 gene encoding kinesin-like protein KIN-4C isoform X1 yields MGRPREHPRDFESPENGLVLKERAYWKKQLHELQQKCDTLGRQVFYAEQHNRDLNDKLQQVKELNKKKDEETASLQQQLDLRKGFNQTGEIQDEMNGVDDQPTKVDIGLQIGEIQDELNGVDDQPKKVDIGLQTGEIQDELNGVDDQPTKVDIGLQINVPVTDISDSQELQNSEGSLEEEVGQPREVLPEREEQFREKSLRSEAHVDTLALLTQTEAALRESEEKSSRLEKELQVIVAEQGQKQLSRKEESVSTEPCGPDNTAINHLYDLCDHWENIINQMIQTERKVQEEKKEETRLQQEIQHLHVEKVQLQQKKKKSKFWSWIPKCLSS; encoded by the exons ATGGGGAGACCGAGAGAGCATCCCAGAGACTTTGAGAGTCCAGAAAATGGCCTGGTGCTTAAAGAGAGGGCGTACTGGAAGAAACAACTCcatgagctgcaacagaaatgtgACACGCTGGGAAGACAAGTGTTCTACGCTGAACAGCACAACAGAGACTTAAACGACAAACTCCAGCAGGTCAAAGAgctgaacaagaaaaaggatgaagagacAGCGTCTCTACAACAGCAACTGGATTTGAGAAAAGGCTTCAAccagacaggtgaaatccaggatgAAATGAATGGGGTCGATGATCAGCCCACGAAAGTCGACATCGGGCTTCAGATAGGTGAAATCCAGGATGAACTGAACGGGGTCGATGATCAGCCCAAAAAAGTCGACATcggccttcagacaggtgaaatccaggatgAACTGAACGGGGTCGATGATCAGCCCACGAAAGTCGACATCGGGCTTCAGATCAATGTTCCTGTGACTGACATCAGTGACTCCCAAGAGCTGCAAAACTCTGAAGGGAGccttgaagaggaggtgggacaaCCCAGAGAGGTCctgccagaaagagaggagcagttcaggGAAAAGAGCTTGAGGAGTGAAGCTcatgtggacaccttggccttgctgacccagactgaggctgctctgagagagagtgaggaaaagagctccaggctggagaaagagctccagGTAATAGTGGCTGAACAGGGCCAGAAACAACtctccagaaaagaagagagtgtcAGCACGGAGCCCTGTGGACCAGATAACACGGCCATAAACCACCTGTACGACCTCTGTGACCACTGGGAGAACATTATAAACCAGATGAtccaaacagagagaaaagtacaggaggaaaaaaaggaggagaccagactccagcaggagattCAGCATCTCCATGTGGAGAAGGTCCAGCTTCAG cagaaaaagaagaaaagcaaattctggAGCTGGATACCAAAGTGTTTATCAAGCTAa
- the armc8 gene encoding armadillo repeat-containing protein 8 isoform X2, with translation MACLLEAPLRMSVLSEVTATSRHYVDRLFDPDPQKVLQGVIDMKNAVIGNNKQKANLIVLGAVPRLLYLLQQSSSSVELRIECSVVLGSLAMGTENNIKSLVDCQIIPALLQGLLCSDLVFIEACLRCLRTVFISPVTPVQLLYTDVTVIPHLMSLLSHSQRTQEYITQIFSHCCKTPEHQTILFNHGAIQNIAPLLISPSYKVQMQALKCCSVLAYENTQVSTTLVNVLVDGELLSQVLVRMMQRDKPVEMQLTSAKCLTYMCHAGAIKTDDCCIVLKTLPCLVRMCSKEHLLEVRVEGAETLAYLIEPDVELQRIASTTDHLVAMLADYFKYPSSVSAITDIKRLDHDLKHAHELRQAAFKLYASLGSNDEDIRKKITETENMMDRIVSGLSESSIKVRLAAVRCLHSLSRSVQQLRTSFHDHAVWKPLMKLLQNAPDEVLVMASSTLCNLLLEFSPSKEPILESGVIELLCSLTQSDSPALRVNGTWALMNLAFQADQKVKGEIVQCLGTEQLFRLLSDPDTNVLMKTLGFLRNLLSTRPHIDQIMSSHGKQIMQAVTLILEADHSVEVKEQTLCILANIADGNTAKDLIVSNDDMLQKVKYYMGHSNVKLQLAATFCISNLIWNEEDGSQERQDKLREMGFVDILHKLSQASDTNLSDRAKTAMQQYLA, from the exons ATGGCGTGCTTGTTGGAGGCCCCTCTCCGCATGAGTGTGCTGTCT GAAGTAACTGCCACTAGTCGCCATTATGTTGACAGACTGTTTGACCCTGACCCACAGAAAGTACTGCAGGGAGTCAT TGACATGAAGAATGCTGTCATtggaaacaacaaacaaaaggcCAATTTGATTGTCCTTGGAGCAGTGCCAAG GTTGCTCTACCTATTGCAGCAGAGCTCGTCCAGTGTGGAACTGCGGATTGAGTGCTCTGTGGTGCTAGGCAGCCTTGCAATGGGCACAGAAAACAACATCAAGTCCTTGGTGGACTGTCAGATCATCCCTGCCCTGCTGCAAG GTCTCCTGTGCTCAGACCTGGTGTTCATCGAAGCTTGCCTCCGATGTCTGAGAACAGTTTTCATCAGTCCAGTCACACCCGTGCAGCTGCTATATACT gaCGTCACTGTGATTCCTCATCTGATGTCTCTGCTAAGCCACTCTCAGAGAACACAGGAGTACATCACACAGATTTTCTCCCACTGTTGTAAG ACTCCAGAACACCAAACAATTCTTTTCAACCATGGTGCCATTCAGAACATTGCTCCTCTACTTATCTCCCCCTCCTATAAG gtCCAGATGCAGGCGTTAAAGTGTTGTTCAGTCCTGGCCTATGAGAACACTCAGGTTTCCACGACACTGGTGAATG TGCTGGTGGATGGGGAGCTGCTTTCTCAGGTACTGGTCAGAATGATGCAAAGGGATAAACCTGTTGAAATGCAGCTAACATCAGCCAAATG TCTAACGTACATGTGTCACGCAGGCGCCATCAAAACAGATGACTGCTGCATAGTTCTAAAG ACCTTGCCGTGCCTTGTGCGGATGTGCAGTAAagagcatttgttggaggtgcGGGTGGAGGGTGCAGAGACACTGGCCTACTTGATAGAGCCTGacgtggagctgcagaggattGCGAGCACCACTGACCATTTGGTGGCCATGCTGGCAGACTACTTTAAATATCCCAGCTCTGTGTCAGCCATCACTGACATCAAGAGG TTGGACCATGATCTGAAACATGCACATGAGCTGAGACAAGCTGCTTTCAAACTTTATGCATCACTGGGCTCCAATGATGAGGACATTCGCAAGAAG ATTACAGAGACGGAGAACATGATGGACAGGATAGTCAGCGGCCTGTCAGAATCCAGCATCAAAGTTCGTTTGGCAGCTGTCAG gtgTCTTCACAGTCTGTCGCGCTCGGTGCAGCAGTTGAGGACCAGCTTTCATGACCATGCTGTGTGGAAGCCTCTCATGAAG ctgctgcagaacgCTCCTGATGAAGTTCTGGTTATGGCTTCTTCTACACTATGCAACTTGCTGTTGGAGTTCTCTCCCAGTAAAGAG cccATCCTGGAGTCAGGAGTGATTGAGTTACTATGCAGTCTGACCCAAAGTGATAGTCCTGCCTTGAGGGTCAACGGAACCTGGGCTCTCATG AATTTAGCATTTCAGGCTGATCAGAAGGTGAAGGGGGAGATTGTTCAATGTTTGGGTACAGAACAGCTATTCCGCCTCCTGTCAGACCCTGATACAAATGTGTTGATGAAGACTCTTGGATTTCTGCGAAATCTGCTGTCGACAAGAcca CATATCGACCAGATCATGAGTTCTCATGGGAAGCAGATCATGCAGGCGGTGACCCTGATTCTGGAGGCCGATCATAGCGTCGAGGTCAAAGAACAG ACGCTGTGTATCCTGGCCAACATTGCTGATGGGAACACAGCAAAGGACCTCATCGTGTCCAATGACGACATGCTTCAGAAAGTCAAATATTACATG GGACATTCTAATGTGAAACTGCAGCTCGCTGCCACCTTCTGCATCTCAAACCTCATCTGGAACGAAGAGGACG GTTCTCAGGAGCGTCAGGACAAGCTAAGGGAGATGGGCTTTGTGGACATCTTGCACAAACTTAGCCAGGCATCTGACACCAACCTCAGTGACAG GGCAAAGACAGCAATGCAGCAGTACCTGGCGTGA
- the rab5b gene encoding ras-related protein Rab-5B produces MNSRGSGVRSNSTLPQTKICQFKLVLLGDMAVGKSSLVLRFVKGQFDEFQETTIGAAFLAQSVCLDDTTVKFEIWDTAGQERYHSLAPMYYRGAQAAIVVFDITKPETFERAKAWVKELQRQASPNIVIALAGNKADLAERRLVEFEEAQTYAEDTGLLFMETSAKTAMNVNDLFLAIAKKMPKTDTQNPTHAVRHRGVNLQDPDTHSTRACCGGN; encoded by the exons ATGAACTCCAGAGGGAGTGGAGTCCGCTCCAACAGCACCCTGCCTCAGACCAAGATCTGTCAATTcaaactggtgctgctgggtgacATGGCTGTAGGCAAATCCAGCCTGGTGCTGCGGTTTGTCAAAGGACAGTTTGATGAGTTCCAGGAAACAACCATAGGAG CCGCCTTCCTGGCTCAGTCGGTGTGTCTGGACGACACCACAGTCAAGTTTGAGATATGGGACACTGCGGGACAAGAGCGGTACCACAGCCTGGCTCCCATGTACTACCGCGGTGCTCAGGCGGCCATTGTTGTTTTTGACATCACCAAGCCG GAGACCTTTGAGAGGGCCAAAGCCTGGGTGAAGGAACTGCAGAGGCAGGCCAGTCCAAACATCGTCATTGCTCTAGCTGGCAACAAAGCTGACCTTGCAGAGAGGAGGCTAGTGGAGTTTGAG GAGGCCCAGACATATGCTGAAGACACTGGCCTGCTGTTTATGGAGACTTCTGCTAAAACAGCCATGAACGTCAACGACCTCTTTCTGGCTATTG ccaaaaaaatgccaaaaacaGACACCCAGAACCCGACACACGCAGTGCGTCATCGGGGCGTAAACCTGCAAGATCCCGACACCCACTCCACTAGAGCCTGCTGTGGGGGGAACTAA
- the armc8 gene encoding armadillo repeat-containing protein 8 isoform X1, translated as MACLLEAPLRMSVLSEVTATSRHYVDRLFDPDPQKVLQGVIDMKNAVIGNNKQKANLIVLGAVPRLLYLLQQSSSSVELRIECSVVLGSLAMGTENNIKSLVDCQIIPALLQGLLCSDLVFIEACLRCLRTVFISPVTPVQLLYTDVTVIPHLMSLLSHSQRTQEYITQIFSHCCKTPEHQTILFNHGAIQNIAPLLISPSYKVQMQALKCCSVLAYENTQVSTTLVNVLVDGELLSQVLVRMMQRDKPVEMQLTSAKCLTYMCHAGAIKTDDCCIVLKTLPCLVRMCSKEHLLEVRVEGAETLAYLIEPDVELQRIASTTDHLVAMLADYFKYPSSVSAITDIKRLDHDLKHAHELRQAAFKLYASLGSNDEDIRKKITETENMMDRIVSGLSESSIKVRLAAVRCLHSLSRSVQQLRTSFHDHAVWKPLMKLLQNAPDEVLVMASSTLCNLLLEFSPSKEPILESGVIELLCSLTQSDSPALRVNGTWALMNLAFQADQKVKGEIVQCLGTEQLFRLLSDPDTNVLMKTLGFLRNLLSTRPHIDQIMSSHGKQIMQAVTLILEADHSVEVKEQTLCILANIADGNTAKDLIVSNDDMLQKVKYYMGHSNVKLQLAATFCISNLIWNEEDGKGLALQRVGSQERQDKLREMGFVDILHKLSQASDTNLSDRAKTAMQQYLA; from the exons ATGGCGTGCTTGTTGGAGGCCCCTCTCCGCATGAGTGTGCTGTCT GAAGTAACTGCCACTAGTCGCCATTATGTTGACAGACTGTTTGACCCTGACCCACAGAAAGTACTGCAGGGAGTCAT TGACATGAAGAATGCTGTCATtggaaacaacaaacaaaaggcCAATTTGATTGTCCTTGGAGCAGTGCCAAG GTTGCTCTACCTATTGCAGCAGAGCTCGTCCAGTGTGGAACTGCGGATTGAGTGCTCTGTGGTGCTAGGCAGCCTTGCAATGGGCACAGAAAACAACATCAAGTCCTTGGTGGACTGTCAGATCATCCCTGCCCTGCTGCAAG GTCTCCTGTGCTCAGACCTGGTGTTCATCGAAGCTTGCCTCCGATGTCTGAGAACAGTTTTCATCAGTCCAGTCACACCCGTGCAGCTGCTATATACT gaCGTCACTGTGATTCCTCATCTGATGTCTCTGCTAAGCCACTCTCAGAGAACACAGGAGTACATCACACAGATTTTCTCCCACTGTTGTAAG ACTCCAGAACACCAAACAATTCTTTTCAACCATGGTGCCATTCAGAACATTGCTCCTCTACTTATCTCCCCCTCCTATAAG gtCCAGATGCAGGCGTTAAAGTGTTGTTCAGTCCTGGCCTATGAGAACACTCAGGTTTCCACGACACTGGTGAATG TGCTGGTGGATGGGGAGCTGCTTTCTCAGGTACTGGTCAGAATGATGCAAAGGGATAAACCTGTTGAAATGCAGCTAACATCAGCCAAATG TCTAACGTACATGTGTCACGCAGGCGCCATCAAAACAGATGACTGCTGCATAGTTCTAAAG ACCTTGCCGTGCCTTGTGCGGATGTGCAGTAAagagcatttgttggaggtgcGGGTGGAGGGTGCAGAGACACTGGCCTACTTGATAGAGCCTGacgtggagctgcagaggattGCGAGCACCACTGACCATTTGGTGGCCATGCTGGCAGACTACTTTAAATATCCCAGCTCTGTGTCAGCCATCACTGACATCAAGAGG TTGGACCATGATCTGAAACATGCACATGAGCTGAGACAAGCTGCTTTCAAACTTTATGCATCACTGGGCTCCAATGATGAGGACATTCGCAAGAAG ATTACAGAGACGGAGAACATGATGGACAGGATAGTCAGCGGCCTGTCAGAATCCAGCATCAAAGTTCGTTTGGCAGCTGTCAG gtgTCTTCACAGTCTGTCGCGCTCGGTGCAGCAGTTGAGGACCAGCTTTCATGACCATGCTGTGTGGAAGCCTCTCATGAAG ctgctgcagaacgCTCCTGATGAAGTTCTGGTTATGGCTTCTTCTACACTATGCAACTTGCTGTTGGAGTTCTCTCCCAGTAAAGAG cccATCCTGGAGTCAGGAGTGATTGAGTTACTATGCAGTCTGACCCAAAGTGATAGTCCTGCCTTGAGGGTCAACGGAACCTGGGCTCTCATG AATTTAGCATTTCAGGCTGATCAGAAGGTGAAGGGGGAGATTGTTCAATGTTTGGGTACAGAACAGCTATTCCGCCTCCTGTCAGACCCTGATACAAATGTGTTGATGAAGACTCTTGGATTTCTGCGAAATCTGCTGTCGACAAGAcca CATATCGACCAGATCATGAGTTCTCATGGGAAGCAGATCATGCAGGCGGTGACCCTGATTCTGGAGGCCGATCATAGCGTCGAGGTCAAAGAACAG ACGCTGTGTATCCTGGCCAACATTGCTGATGGGAACACAGCAAAGGACCTCATCGTGTCCAATGACGACATGCTTCAGAAAGTCAAATATTACATG GGACATTCTAATGTGAAACTGCAGCTCGCTGCCACCTTCTGCATCTCAAACCTCATCTGGAACGAAGAGGACGGTAAGGGACTGGCCTTACAACGAGTGG GTTCTCAGGAGCGTCAGGACAAGCTAAGGGAGATGGGCTTTGTGGACATCTTGCACAAACTTAGCCAGGCATCTGACACCAACCTCAGTGACAG GGCAAAGACAGCAATGCAGCAGTACCTGGCGTGA
- the itgb2 gene encoding integrin beta-2 yields MGLYQVFFLFLLMGKNGLCQVGGSCSKTVVNSCSDCIRSGPDCAWCMQENFTQPGEQETVRCNTRALLTERGCEPQKIIAPRNKVRVVKKLPLSESFEKQEPIQLSPQVIRLKVRPGSPATFRVSFKRVQGYPVDLYYLMDLSNSMKDDLDNVKDLGNDLLSALKTITAHAQIGFGAFVDKTVLPYTNTNKKKLLRPCDDDSEKCQAAFGYRHVLNLTPREQEFKQSVTNQFISGNLDSPEGGLDAMMQAAVCGGAIGWRNSSTRLIVLTTDAGFHMAGDGKLAGILEPNDQQCHMKDNLYYKSNEMDYPSVGQLAFQLEKNNIQTIFAVTENVQAIYKQLSAIVPKSEVGVLSNDSNNVVELIKTAYRKLSSKITLTHDRLPDNVQITYTPECQSAGPPGPDEGVCDNVKEKQEVSFNVTVVVDSCIKDTSFTIRILGIKDTLTVNLSTNCECDCNDPQDSQHQSCGGKGSLTCGVCSCQEGFIGRICECAIGKEDKDTLRKACLNADGVECGGRGECVCGRCQCHGNYHGDHCECDDEHCEKFQNQLCGGNGKCKCGVCSCNEGYEGSACQCKVSQTECKPPNGTVCHGRGVCRCSRCECDAGYQRPHCKTCLGCPDPCQTKLNCIECLGFNIGPFKGNCSKACSTVVPDTVSQLNKKGKQCELKDSESCWIKFSLEQLDGVDTYKAEIQSERVCPEPPSVTAIIGAAIGSVALIGILLLMLIKFFIYMKDVKEFRKFEKEKKKSKWTDGANPLFKNATTTTTNPIFTGE; encoded by the exons ATGGGTCTGTACCAggtcttctttctcttcctgctgatggGAAAAAATG GGCTGTGTCAAGTAGGAGGAAGCTGCTCCAAAACTGTTGTCAACTCCTGCAGTGACTGTATCAGATCTGGACCTGACTGTGCCTGGTGTATGCAGGAG AATTTTACCCAACCAGGTGAGCAGGAAACAGTCCGCTGTAACACCAGAGCTCTGTTAACAGAGAGAGGCTGTGAGCCCCAAAAAATCATCGCCCCTCGCAACAAAGTCAGGGTTGTGAAGAAGCTTCCTTTATCTGAGTCCTTCGAGAAGCAGGAGCCCATCCAGCTGAGTCCGCAGGTGATCCGTCTGAAAGTGCGACCAG GAAGTCcagccacattcagagtttctTTTAAGAGGGTTCAGGGCTATCCAGTGGATCTCTATTATCTCATGGACCTGTCCAATTCCATGAAAGATGACTTGGATAATGTCAAAGATCTTGGAAATGATCTGCTTTCAGCTCTGAAAACCATCACTGCACATGCTCAGATAG GCTTTGGTGCGTTTGTGGATAAGACGGTGCTCCCATACACCAACACCAATaagaagaagctgctgcggCCGTGTGATGACGACTCAGAGAAGTGTCAGGCTGCCTTTGGCTACAGACATGTGCTCAATCTGACACCGAGGGAACAGGAATTCAAGCAAAGCGTGACAAATCAGTTCATCTCTGGGAACCTGGACTCCCCCGAAGGAGGCCTGGACGCCATGATGCAGGCTGCAGTCTGTGGG GGAGCCATTGGCTGGAGgaacagcagcaccaggctgATCGTGCTGACCACTGACGCTGGCTTCCACATGGCCGGTGATGGAAAACTGGCTGGGATTCTGGAACCGAATGATCAGCAATGCCACATGAAAGACAACCTTTATTATAAAAGCAACGAGATG GATTACCCCTCTGTGGGGCAGCTGGCTTTccagctggagaaaaacaacatcCAGACCATTTTTGCAGTAACGGAAAATGTACAGGCCATATACAAg CAACTGTCTGCCATAGTTCCTAAATCTGAGGTTGGAGTTCTGTCAAACGATTCTAACAATGTGGTTGAGTTAATCAAAACTGCCTACAGA AAATTATCTTCCAAAATAACGCTGACCCACGACCGTCTCCCCGACAACGTTCAAATCACATACACCCCTGAGTGTCAGAGCGCCGGACCACCGGGACCCGACGAAGGAGTGTGTGACAACgttaaagaaaaacaggag gTTTCCTTTAATGTCACTGTGGTAGTAGACTCGTGCATAAAGGACACGTCTTTCACGATCAGAATTCTTGGAATTAAGGATACTTTGACTGTGAACCTATCGACCAACTGTGAGTGTGACTGCAATGACCCCCAAGACAGCCAACATCAATCCTGCGGCGGCAAGGGAAGCCTCACCTGTGGGGTCTGCAG CTGCCAAGAAGGTTTCATCGGCCGGATCTGTGAGTGCGCCATCGGCAAGGAGGACAAGGACACCCTACGAAAGGCCTGCCTGAACGCCGACGGTGTAGAGTGTGGAGGGCGAGGGGAATGTGTGTGCGGCAGGTGTCAATGTCACGGCAATTACCATGGCGACCACTGTGAATGTGACGACGAGCACTGTGAGAAGTTTCAGAATCAACTGTGTGGAG GAAATGGCAAATGCAAGTGTGGCGTTTGTTCATGCAACGAGGGCTACGAGGGCTCAGCCTGCCAGTGCAAGGTGTCTCAGACGGAATGTAAACCCCCCAACGGCACCGTGTGCCACGGCAGAGGCGTGTGCAGGTGCAGCCGCTGTGAGTGCGATGCCGGATACCAGCGTCCACACTGCAAGACGTGTCTCGGATGTCCCGATCCTTGCCAGACTAAACT GAATTGCATTGAATGCCTGGGCTTTAACATAGGCCCCTTTAAGGGCAACTGCAGCAAGGCTTGCAGCACTGTTGTCCCTGATACGGTCAGCCAGTTAAACAAAAAAGGCAAGCAGTGCGAGCTGAAGGACAGTGAGAGCTGTTGGATCAAATTcagcctggagcagctggacgGCGTGGATACCTACAAGGCTGAAATCCAGAGCGAGAGAG TGTGCCCTGAACCACCGAGCGTCACAGCCATCATCGGGGCCGCCATCGGGTCAGTGGCTTTAATAGGCATTCTGTTGCTGATGCTCATCAAGTTTTTCATCTACATGAAGGACGTGAAGGAGTTCAGGAAgtttgagaaagaaaagaagaaatccaAGTGGACAGAT GGCGCTAACCCCCTGTTCAAAAATGCAACCACCACTACCACCAACCCAATCTTCACAGGAGAATAA